GAGATAATGGTGCATCATTTGAATTTGATGGAATAGTGGGTGGATCGTAGGTCTTGCCATCTCTTAGTGTGATGGCATTAGCATTTTCCCTTGGGTTTCGTACAGGCTGTGAAGGTAATTTTCCTTGATTCTGTGGCCCATAGTATTCTCTAAATTTTTCAGGGACACATGAGCGCCTTGAAGAAGTGCTTGAGTTTGCATATTGGAGGCTACTAACTGTTTTAGCATATCTGCCATTGAaggttcttgagcttgtgagatAATAGGTTGTTGAGGCTAAGGTGTATAAGTTTGTTGTTGCCTTTGTTGATAAGGAAATCCTGGTGGTCTAGTTGGTACAGtttgttgttgattcccatatCGAAGATTAGGATGATCCTTCCATCCTTCATTATAAGTTATAGCATAAGGGTCATACCTTTGCCTAGGTTGCCTTGGGAATCCCCCCATTGCATTTACATGCTCATTGGTATCCTCTTGAAGTGTGGGACATGCATCAGTAGAATGCTCCACCAACTGACATATGCCACAAGGTCTCACTTGATGACCTAAAGCCATTTGTTGAACCATACTAGTTAAGTGCGCCAGTTGCTGTTTTACTTTAGAGTTTGTCTCATTTAATCCCTTAACTGAAACTTCTTGACGAACTCCAAACTGTTGAGAATTAGCTGCCATATTAGAAATTAAGCTCCTAGCTGCAGCAGAAGTCTTGTCCACCAGTGCTCCCCCACTTGTTGCATCAATCATGCTCTTATCCAATGGAAATAGTCCTTCATAAAAGTATTGGATTAGGAGTTGTTCACTTATTTGGTGGTGGGGGCAGCTAGCACATAGCttcttaaatctctcccaatgCTCATATAATGACTCCCCAGTCTGTTGGCGAATACCACAGATTTCCTTCCTTATACTACCAACCTTAGATGCGGGGAAGTAACGCTCCAAGAACAATGTCTTCATTTCATTCCAGGTATTAACAGTTCCAGGTAGAAGGTAATAGAGCCATTCCTTTGCACCATCcttcaaagaaaatggaaatgcTCTTAATTTAATCTGCTCTTCCGTTACTAAAGCTGGTTTCATACTAGAACAGACTATGTGAAATTCAGTCAGATGCTTATTTGGGTCCTCTCCTGGTAGCCCATGGAAAGATGGTAATAAATGTATGAGGCCCGATTTGAGTTCAAAGTTAACGTCCAACGCCGGATATTGAATACACAGAGGTTGATGGTCTAGATTCGGCgctgccaactctttcaacgtcctTTCTTGTGCCATCTGAGACTTAACTGATGTTTCAGAGTCAGAATCGTTTTCAGATGGTAATGGTATTTGTACTGGATTGACTCTCTTTGAAGGTTGAAAGAGTGGATTGTCAGTGATAGTCCTTGAAGAGTGGGACGACGATGTCTCAAGATATTGTTTTATGGcttgtagtctttcttgagtatcGTCGTCAGACATATACACCTACAATCAAGAAATTTAAACTAGTGAGTatgtagttaattaaattgaataataaaaatgacttACAATAGtctccggcaacggcgccaaaaatttgatgcgtgtcgtatgccgtatcaaatttaaatatatttgtttttccacttacaccagctacttcagtatagcggtagataagggtcgaacccacgaggactatgatcaaattattattcaaaataatattagACTGAAATTAAAAaagggttttagttttaatagctgaaaacataaaatgaaataaatatcaacaaTTGAATAAttaaggatataacgatattaaagaaatagtcaagaattactctccaccttcaacaatcaatctatcaacaatgatgaataatattccctattcccaattaaactattaaccccgcagataacacttaagcagtcaattatcccaatttccctaatataattaattaaagctaagcgctcttaattaaccctttttactcagcaataaacccattaagcacacaatctatttaacctagtaaaagcattacactttgtggaaacaggttaatctaagcaacaaattcattaagcatgcaattcatttaacctaggttctatttctcatcacaattaaaatacccgtcacaataccttaattgcaatttatcactttacttagaatcctaaactattaggtgaatagaaatcctaagatgattatagaacaatgcaaaaccttaattagtggccatctaaacaagattttacaagatccatgacattcaaatagaaaaatagaagcaatttaatataagggaataaaagaaataaaattcatcaatgcattcaagatatcatgtctaaggttttgaaataacccttaactataaagaaaactactccataatcatattcatattcataaacataaatattcaatgaaaataaaagagttttgagaagaaagaaaaactagattgaagaatatagatgatgatgttttttcctcctcctctgctgctctagtctctaaaaatcgcaatccaaatttatgataaaagttaaccctaatcccttttatagcccccaataattacatttaaaatttaaattttaaagaaaaatttgtCGCACGGGCGCAGCCAGTGATTCTTGATGGCCGCGACCACGGGTCATATTCTGGGCCATCTTCGCGCAGAGGCCACGGCCAGGAGATCATAGTGGCTGCGGCCAATACTCCCTGTCTCCCAGGCTGCGGCCAGTAAAtgctggtggccgcggccactggtcattttcttctcttatattttttcttcataatctccAACTTAGGCTCAATCCTCGGGTTTAGGGACTTCGAAAACACTTCAATCTCgttcaaaacttcattttctcAAGTCATATCATTGCACCTTCatttttaaccacaaaattgtatcaaattcatcaataataccttataaaatattttatgacttaagaaaacaaaaactcgtaaaacaaagctaagaacacctaaaaacactttAAAGGAACATTATCTAAACACGAAaggataaaatatataatatccaaaatacccttatcaatatcctatatttttaggaattcaaattccttgaaaaatatcttatatttttaggaattcaaattacttgaaaaatattttgtattttttggaattaatatccttggaaaatatattatatttttaggacttcaaaattccttgaaaaatattctatatttttaggaaattaattttccttgaaaaatacgtgccgagaaaattatcgatagttgataaaagtactatgtaatgtctcGAGGGACTTTCCTTTTAcagtactgctacgatatgtttctcgggccagatcaagtttactgtaattacgataaacttgggggggaaatgttatccctcaaaaatcaagagatgacgtggcaaatgagaaagtggcacgtggcatcacaagtaagggaaaacgacaaagtattgaaaaaagatctatgagcaaaaaagataggtccaggacctatagggaagtcgaccaggcctataCCCCCGAGGGGTGGTCGCcctggccctagcccctaggggtggtcgacctgacatgctcaagagctacatgggtggtcggcccactctattcttcatagggtggtcggcctaaactcccaaatacacttcattggataaagttcacgctcgttcaagctgAGATTAACAaacctagcacccagaggatcaacaggcctagcacccaagctttgATGGGTCATCGAggctagcacctaagtctcatggaCCAActgagacttagcattttcccaaaggtttcaatcgtgcatcgtctACCACGATCcaaagaaacaacgagaagacccacggtctcataatcatggggaggtggacacgtgtctccactacccaataatcgtgtaccaaaccacgatcctagtattactgatcatgtaacagcccctaggtactataaataaaggacccagggcttcattgaagAGGACCTAACAAATATTTTGCGAGAAACTCTTGGAAAATtagtaacgagtgaatacttATAATCATccgtgtaattgtctatcgagtgattcaataccaaagactaaatggattaggttattactgttcattagaacagggctgaacaaatataaattttatgtgtgtttgtttaagatatttgtattctgtcgtatattatattcatttcgttcaaaatgtgtcgtatattgtacatacgaccgttggccaatttcgcAGGTCAACAATTTTAATTGGGAATAAGGGAATATTATTTATCTTTGTTGATATATTTATTGTCAAAGGTGGAGAGtaactcttgactatttctttaaatCGCAGTTTTCTTAATTCTTGAATCGTTAATCTTTActcttttaataattattttattctaTGTTATCAATCTTTAAAAACAAATCCCCTAGTTAATTTCtgtttatttcttattttgaataataattagaatcatagtcctcgtgggttcgacccttacttaccgctatactgaagtagctggtataagtgattaatataaataattaaacttgACACGCCATACGACACCTGTCAGTAGTCTAGATTCGGACCACTGATGTGGATACACATCTTGGTAAATAATTTGTATATAacagtgattatatatgacatgaatgatgtgaattaattatctttataaacttaccgttttccATAAAGGTTTAATTCACGtcttaaaagatgatcatttgtagatcattctaaatcatgagttatcatgaactcctatttatgtttattgagtcttttgattcattcgttaaggtctcttgatataattaggctagtgacttttgtcaTGAATATAATGAGgctcaatatcatgaatggctggaaacatgattttacaataatggaatccatactttcctaacggttCGAATACCGGTTGCCTTAAGAGTTAATTCtgggactgaatagttattgagctcaaatctataatttgattatagattaattattcactggtgaattaatggtacttaaggaacaagaggtaattataaggacaaaacggtaattttgaccaactctaattagcaaaccaataaatggagaacataactacatttattgattatatcaatggactacaaaagaaaactgtgtaaatataattctataattacttagagtgcaattccatatttatagtggagtaataatgcaATTAATAAACAAGATTATTGACTTAAAGAGTTTAATACATAATTTGGTTTATTGAAGCTTCCTATTATAGGTCAATGGTCCCCGGGTCGCCTCTGTCATACACTGTCAAGGGAAAGGATGTCACAAGAAAGATAATGGAGAAAAtaactaaattgcaaatgaattatttttccagGGCAAAGAGATAATTATGTGCAATTGATTAGTTgtgaattaattaactaattagtttttatttgaaaaacaacatattcattaaaataaatattaatcggtgtttggattaatatttgagagagttaattattatcttattataagataattatttaaactgatagtttttaaaataatgttaattttgaattaagtgatatttatgtcttaaaattaattaaacaaacaaatgagaaaatcaggaaTGCCACAACAGTGGCGCCACTCATGTGCCATATCATCCCAaagatttgaatttcaaattatttaattattattttaaaatttgatttaaattaaataattaaattatgttataattgataagttttttaaattaaataaaataatattaaaataattttaattatctatataaacctgaaaagaataGATACTTTTCAAGGAATTTGTTTTTGGTTATCAAactcataaaagaaaaaaaaaaagaattttttcTAAGCCTaaaaattctagaagtttccataagccttctctcttctcaaaactctctagatctcatgtgttgagaacatctagagagtctaaataATCAACTAGTGAATCTTACATACCCACACATATtcttgtgtgttagaggaacgACTTGGAAGTCTAGGTGTGAGCTTttgcttggataggaagatcgttgattatacgaaaaagactcaaggaatctTGATAGGCTCCAAGAGGTAGTCTTTATTTCCTTGTATGTTTTAATttaatgtatatgtatatgtattgatcctgactgatattaatgattttttttaaatcccCCTCCTCTACCTTCCATTGCATATTTTGCTATTAttctatttaataccaacatgagTATCATCATCCTTTGGGGCCTTCAAAGTCTTCAAATTTTTGTCAAGAATGTAGTGCACCTTCAAAGTTGTGAGGaggaacttgatcttgtcttgtCATCTTACAAAATTTGAGCCATCGAATCAATCTAGTCTCACaagatcttgagacatgaacttgaggACTGAGATTGAGGAGCTTTCTTCCATAGCTTTGGTTAGTCGAAAACATTAGAGATATACAAACTTTGATACAAGACAAATGTTTAGagatagagattttttattgttgggggcTAGGCTAATAACATtggttttgtattacaactcaaagcaataaTAACAAGTAATCTAACTCTAATGGAAGATAATCACAAAGTACATAAACACAAATAAATTAGTGTAGAGTGGActtttcttgaagaacaaccttcAAAAATAAAATCACAAGTTTATGACTTTATTTGAATCACAAAAgtaacaaggcttgacacaaatgaagatttgttgtccaaaaatctctattcctagccttctcatTGGAATTgtttgaagctactacaatgaataagattgggattcacaagcattgggtcttcaaacaagtcaagctttcttgataaagatcttggagaaaactagtaatcttgaaagttagagagagagagatcaagTCACAAATTTACTcaatgaaccctttaaatagtataggaacctcattagactcaaccaatgagattagaacattttaatttgattttagAGCCAAAAATACATCATTGTACAAACCCGTATGGATGGCCCACGCGACGTGTCGCCTGGGTGTCGGGCGATGCGTGGCCCAGCACCAAGCGACACGTCGCCTGGTTTACTCTTTCAAGATCGAGCGACGCGTTTCCCACTGACTTGACACTCCAAAAATTGTCTCAAAATATcctcaaatgctcccaaacttttttggtactctcatatactccaaaAAAACACTTTGGATctaaaaagatgatttataaaagCCTATATCGAAAGTCAACTCTCATATGTTGACTTTGTGAAATTATTATGGTTTTTGCTCATTTTTATGCCTAGCCAAttccaccatgtatttaaccaatcataacacctTATAATTGCCATTatgaaaatttgaaaaaaaaaaacagaaaataaccaaaaaaaatttAAGCAAATGATGAACATTTGCAtcagagtgagagagagagatgacaAGAAATAAGATGTTTTTACAttgaaaaattcaaataaaaaacttGATGTGATTGTAGTCTAGGTCTACAAACAAAATGACAAGTAATGTGGATATAGGCAATTAGGCCTAGCTAGAACAATTTAACTAGATTAAAagggaatagaaaaaaaaatcaaagaatgCATGAGATAGAATCCTCCTAGCTTAAAAGacctgaaaatgaagaaaaatagagagaattaACAACATGAAGATATCTAAAAGCTAAATAAGCAAAATAATGGTTTATATTTATCCAAATCAAGAAGCAAGGTCTCAAGGAGATATTATTCGCAATATAAGAGCTGCCCAAGGAAATCAAAATGAATGTAAAACATTAATAAGATAAAATGTTCATCATTTATATTAAagataaattttatatatttttttgtcatCTTCCTGCAAATGCAACCAATTCCCCAAACATATTTGCAATAACTACTCTAAAAGGTCATTCAGTAATTCTATCGAACAATTCAAGAGCATGATGGCAACTTTAGTTCACCTACCTCACTCAGCCTTAACTCATGTAAATGAAGCTAATTGTATAAATCAGAGAAGAGTAGTCACTGATGATGGCTGAGTGAGGCACTGAGAGTGAAAGTAGAAGGCATTGTTGGTCTCAATATATAATAACTGCCACGGActtaaagtaaataaataaataaataaaacttaccCATATGAACATATAACCAGGAACAACGGCTGTCGGAGTGAAGTACATGAGGCACTCCGAAATCGGCGATCACCGAAGACGGACGGAGACAGTGAGCTAAGATTGGAATGGAGAAGCTTAAAGAAATGAAAATGGAAAATGAAGACGACAAAGCAATCGAAATTGTGTTTGAGAAGAAAagagtgagatggagaaaatggtGAATTGAAAAGACTAAAAGAGTTTATATATTGTTTGTATTTTAAGAattaaatttttgttttaaaggaAACGTGGCATTAATGGTATTATATGAAACAATcagtttttagttgtttttatatataaaaaataaataaaaaaatgagtaaattGGCATTAAAAAATAACACGATCTAATTGTGCAAAAAAATATGGCTTAATTCAAGAGTTAATTGTGTTCTATAGTAATGTGCgtcatatatttaaaaaaattaagtcaTACAAACAATAAGAATTGAAGATTCCCTTATAAAAAAGATAAATGAGAAAAACCATACATGATATTGTTATACTCAAAATTCGGTACTTCCACATGACGGCCCGCGAAGCGATGACATGTCAAGAAAAAGTTTTGGGACACAACAGTCACCACCAACTGCTGTAAGGAGTGACCCACTTCCCCAATACTCAAGAAGAGAGAGGACTCGCCAGTGCCAGCCTACTTCACCCATCATGTAAAGCCAAATGATCTCAGATGGTCACGCCTACATCAAccataagaaaaaaaaagctcTAGCCAACTGTCCTAACTAGATGCACAAGTTGGACAAACACGCGCCACAAGGATTTGTTAAAGTCGCCACATCAGCCACAGGTGATCCCTGAGGTCCTCGTCGATCGCTAGGGGCCCTCACTACCCGAGCCTCCTTCTGCACCCCAGTGTGCCTTCAACCATCAAATGAACATAACACGTTGGATTACCATTTTTGGTGAGACAGAAACCTGTCTCCAGCCAAGTGTACTAAGATTTAGCCTGATCGGGAAACAAGGTGCCACCGTCAGCCCTTCCCATCTCCGCAGCTATAAATAGCGCAACACGCACTGTAGCAAAGAGGGAATGGATTAGAGAGTGAAAAACAAGTCAGTAATTGTTCATTTTCGGAGAGAGCTCCTACTCTCTTTTACTGTAACTACCCTAAGAGCAAGACCAAACTCAGCTTGTTCTTGAGGGTTAAAAGTTCATAAATAGTATTGACtaaagtgggcgtaggtcatcttttttgggataaaccactataaatatttgtcTCATTCATTAGTTACTGCATTTACTTCTTTTTTTTAGCTCATTGTTCATCATTAAGATCCCCTCCGAGGGATTAGACAAAAAAACAACTCTCAATTTATTACTTTGCGTAAGTTGATGAAAAAACGAGTCAACATATATAAATTCCtcaatttttttaatcatttaacaaattatttagaactattttttaaaattattatttcaattaattaaaGATAAAAATTAGCAAAACtataactatttttttaattaactaaaaattttatttttcaatttagattttaatttcaaaaaatttgatattaatttttttaaaataaatattagatATATTACatgtaattaaaataaagatattttagatttaataaaaaataggACCAAACTTTTATTTAAGGTAAATATTTATAGTACTTTATAAAATACCAAACAATACTTTCGTATCAACTATATgggaaataaaaataataatacaacaatATAATTCTTGAGATTATTGTTTATAGTGACCAATTCCACATAACTTTATTAGAATATGTGATTAAAATATTTGAGATCTAATAACACTATATA
The Humulus lupulus chromosome 6, drHumLupu1.1, whole genome shotgun sequence DNA segment above includes these coding regions:
- the LOC133785308 gene encoding uncharacterized protein LOC133785308; protein product: MSDDDTQERLQAIKQYLETSSSHSSRTITDNPLFQPSKRVNPVQIPLPSENDSDSETSVKSQMAQERTLKELAAPNLDHQPLCIQYPALDVNFELKSGLIHLLPSFHGLPGEDPNKHLTEFHIVCSSMKPALVTEEQIKLRAFPFSLKDGAKEWLYYLLPGTVNTWNEMKTLFLERYFPASKVGSIRKEICGIRQQTGESLYEHWERFKKLCASCPHHQISEQLLIQYFYEGLFPLDKSMIDATSGGALVDKTSAAARSLISNMAANSQQFGVRQEVSVKGLNETNSKVKQQLAHLTSMVQQMALGHQVRPCGICQLVEHSTDACPTLQEDTNEHVNAMGGFPRQPRQRYDPYAITYNEGWKDHPNLRYGNQQQTVPTRPPGFPYQQRYAKTVSSLQYANSSTSSRRSCVPEKFREYYGPQNQGKLPSQPVRNPRENANAITLRDGKTYDPPTIPSNSNDAPLSLTQSAQQDKDETPTTSPNLKPTISTYVTTPPFPSCLRKTKKDEAEHEILETFHKVEVNIPLLDAIKQVPRYAKFLKELCTNKRKLKGNEKVSVGENVSAVLQKKLPPKCKDPGTFTIPCTIGNKRIERCMLDLGASINVMPYSIYASLNLGPLEETGVIIQLTDRSNAYPRGVVEDVLVKVNELVFPVDFYILDMEDDSIPCSTPVLLGRPFLKTARTKIDVHEGTLTMEFDGEVIRFNIFEAMWYPSDVHSVSSIDILDSLSQRILDLHGDDGLDIVLRESIDLKEDFITTELKETMAALNSGGEVSKAVLFLKLPISCEQLQPSVKSPPKLELKPLPEHLKYVYLGETETLPVIITTKLTQVQEERLIRVLREYKTAIGWTIADIKGISPTM